From Terriglobales bacterium, one genomic window encodes:
- the rdgB gene encoding RdgB/HAM1 family non-canonical purine NTP pyrophosphatase, with translation MRRVLIATSNPGKLRDFAGAAAVHGIEVQGVPGFASLPQVREDGATFEANARKKAEHYSRLVPGEIVLADDSGLEVEALDGAPGVHSARYAATAPLGNSDDAANNARLLRELGAASEQRRRARFVCVIAAARDGRTLGTFRGAAEGRILPAPRGFRGFGYDPLFFFPPLARTFGELTAEEKARVSHRGEAFRKFLGWFERDPSLHSE, from the coding sequence ATGCGGCGCGTCCTCATCGCCACCTCGAACCCCGGCAAGCTACGGGACTTTGCCGGAGCTGCCGCCGTTCATGGGATCGAGGTGCAGGGCGTGCCCGGCTTCGCTTCCCTGCCCCAGGTCCGCGAGGATGGCGCCACCTTCGAGGCCAACGCCCGCAAGAAGGCGGAGCACTACAGCCGGCTGGTTCCGGGCGAGATCGTCTTGGCGGATGATTCCGGCCTGGAAGTCGAAGCCCTGGATGGAGCGCCGGGCGTCCATTCGGCGAGGTACGCCGCGACCGCACCGTTGGGGAATTCCGATGATGCCGCCAACAATGCCCGCCTGTTGCGCGAGCTGGGTGCAGCATCGGAGCAGCGGCGACGTGCCCGCTTCGTCTGCGTCATCGCAGCCGCCCGGGACGGCCGCACGTTGGGGACCTTCCGCGGAGCCGCCGAAGGGCGCATCCTTCCGGCGCCGCGGGGCTTCCGCGGGTTCGGCTACGATCCGCTGTTCTTCTTCCCTCCCCTGGCGCGCACCTTCGGAGAGCTTACGGCGGAAGAAAAAGCCCGGGTCAGCCACCGGGGGGAGGCGTTCCGGAAGTTTCTGGGATGGTTTGAAAGAGATCCTTCGCTGCACTCAGAATGA